The sequence gtgacacactgactctgaagtcgtattttttctatcttgtcattaaagaattttaaaaaatcatcgctggtacagtcaggcggtatattagattcagtttcattggcgtttttagttaatttggacactgtctcaaaaaggaatctgggattgtttttatttttctctattagggacgaataatataaagatttagcttttataagtgcatgtttatactcagttagagcatctttccaagcaatcttatacacctccagtgtagtgtgacgccacttgcgttctaatttccgtgctgcttgtttaagtgcgcatgtgtggtcattgtaccaaggagcaagttttttctccctaatcagtttagttttaagtggggctacgttatctaaggttgcgcgcaatacagtctctaggttttgagttgcctgatctagttctttaggttccgatgctgatatatttggtaattctggtaggcagtttatgaacgctgctgcagttgcagatgtaatagtgcgcttatatttaaaacgatttggttgctgtaccttattggacagggacacttcataaattagtagagagtgatcagagattaagtcattctgtggtacaatttccaggttgtctatgtttataccataagtaagtattaaatctaaggtatgtttacagcggtgagtgggtcctgttacattttgggtgatgcctaaagattctaaaatagagtcaaacgcagttttgagtggattacacttatcctcataatggatattaaagtctccaacaattaaagctttcttagttgataaaactaatttagaaagaaaatcggcaaattcgttaagaaattctgagtaaggaccagggggtcgataaacagtaaccagcttaaacatactagttttatcagatgaacatttattggttatgtcagagataagaacttcaaacgagtttgttatgggagttgattttacagtaagacctatgtccttgtcataaattgcggctattcctccaccacgaccactaagacgtggcttatgttcataactgtaacccggaggagatgcttcatttaaacttagatactcatcaggtctagcccaggtctcagttaaacaaagtgcactaagactattatctgtaattatttcatttacaattactgttttgcatgcaagtgacctgatgtttagaagtcctaactttagtttagctttactatggttttcatgatgctcatttagattaattttaattaggttattatgacatactttttgattttgttttggcttacacctgccacggtaaacagacacagtctcaatggtttgtgacctaaggattccgggtgacgtccgatggcgactcgcagacagttggttaggcctgtaagtctgctgcctggtcttggctctggatagtcatttaacactatctgacgctacactaacgcggtggtaaagcctgtcacctatgctgcaagaaatgcgagcagcaccctcccacgtggggtggacaccatcccgcttcaaaagaccaggccttccctcaaaggtggaccaattatctacaaaatcaatgcagttttctgagcaccatttagacatccagcggttcagcgacaacaacctgctgtaggtttcgccactgggtggaatcggtaaggggccagagcacactactgcctcagacatcgacctagctaactcacacacctctttaacattattcttagtaacctcagactgccgtaaacgaacatcattagtgccgacgtggataacaatcttcgaaaatctacgattagcattagccagcactttcagatttgctctgatgtcaggcgccctggcccccggaatacaagtgactatggttgctggtgtctctatgggggttgcaatacgcacgtgtcggagctgagaatctcctataaccagagcacttacattaacaggctgctcAGTGGGTGGCTCACaaagtggggaaaacctgttggacacgtgcaactgagatggtcggtgctttgccctacgactatgtcgccgagacgtcacccagtcgccccgctgtgagggctctaatgccggagtctggggttctacacctgaactgctggcattcgggactgctacagctgaatctaaacactcactagtagtagtctgttctaatgcccgaatgcgcccttctaacactgagatcttctccgtcagactaacaactaatctacacttatcacatgtaaagttatcactaaacacggagaaggaataactgaacatattacactcggaacatggatacagcGCTCCTactggggccataataacagagaaatgtacttagctttacaagatgagttggagatgatgtttatgttggattcaccggcgcttctgctggtagtcacagaagaacggctttaattccgaatgaaacaggcgatgatgagctggaatacaaaaaccaccaaccaaaccaacacaaacgcgcttcgttcggacaaaagcggctgtaattctaaaggagaacggtgttatgcgctggtgtacaaaacaaataaacgcgcttcctacgaacagaaacggttataactccccacgaaacaaaggtgttttaagagctgaaatacagaacacaaccaaacacaaacgcgcttcgtgcggaccgaaaacggttttaattctggataattaagatgtttatgcgctgaagtacaaaaacaaacaaaaccggcttcgttcggatgccggtagcagaagtttcctagtttccaacacagcacgaatttacgttagtaaacacaagcgcttttttacgataaacaaaataaaactaaatcaacaacacacggaagattaacgtataaattatatgtttcagATTTGTGGTGTTCTCCACATTAATTAGCTTGTAGTCTTTAAACAGAGTTTCTGGGTTTTCTTTCAGGATTCTGAGTTTGTATTTCTGTCTGTCGTTATTGATGGTAATCTTCTCAGGGTAATTAATGGAGCGTAGCTTCTCTGCTGCTGCTTCACCGGCCATTTCAACCAATGTTTCAATATTTTAATGATGCTGGTAAATGAGTTGATTCTCAGTTATTAAACAAATAGCAAATTAGTAATATTAGCTCTTGTCAGGCTAACGCTAACTGCTTTCTGTTCAAATATTTGAAATCAGAAGTTAATTAGCAGTTTGATGCTGTGGTATCAGCTATTTTACCCTGAGTGTTAATAAACAGGAAGGTTTTCTCTTTATTTCCCTCAGGCTTTGTCCTCTCTCCTCTTTGTTGTTTTTCCTTCTGTAATTTACTTTGTCTTCTAGTCTTTTGTTCCTCTTGTTCTTCTGTTTTATGTGTTATATGCCCATTTTAATTAGCGGTCATTCAAAGTtactaatttttattatttttcatttattgagatgaatataaattttttacaaaaatgtatctcattttaaacacaaaaaactaaaatagtTCAGCTCATAATAAGCATGACCTCTcactcaaacacactcacacactctcactcacacacactcacttgctcactcacacactcacacttgtttactcacacaaacacacacacactcactcacacacttgctcactcacacaaacacacactcagagaATGTGGtataaaaaaagtttgtttatttggtaCAATTTCATGCGTTACATGTATGTGTCTTAAATGCTGATAAATGAGCAAAGAagtttccacactgtgagcactgatatggtttctctccagtgtgaatgcgctggtgtattttgagatgactctgtctattaaaactctttccacactgtgagcactgatatggtttctctccagtgtgaatgcgctggtgttttttgagatcactcagttgattaaaactcttgcaacactgtgagcactgatatggtttctctccagtgtgaatgcgctggtgttttttgagatcactctgttgattaaaactcttcccacactgtgagcattgatatggtttttctccagtgtgaatgcgctggtgtattttgagatcactctgtctattaaaacttttttcacactgtaagcactCATATGGTTTCTcttctgtgtgaatgcgctggtgtatttttagataactttgtgtattaaaactttttccacactgtgagcactgatatggtttgtctccagtgtgaatgcgctggtgtattttgagattacccagtgtattaaaactcttcccacactgtgagcactgatatggtttctctccagtgtgaatgcgctggtgtattttgagatcactcggtctattaaaactcttcccacactgtgggcactgatatggtttttctccagtgtgaatgcgctggtgtattttgacatcaccctgtatattaaaactctttccacaatgtgagcactgatatggtttctctccagtgtgaatgcgctggtgtattttgaggtcactcagttgattaaaacttttcccacactgtgaacactgatatggtttgtctccagtgtgaatgcgctggtgtattttaagattactctgtgtattataactcttcccacactgtgagcactgatatggttgctgtccagtgtgaatgcgctggtgtattttgagataattgtgtgttttaaaactcttcccacactgtgagcactgatacggtttctctccagtgtgaatgcgctggtgctttttgagatcactctggtacctgaagctcttcccacactgtgagcagacgtttccttcttcctgtgtgggaccgagagaggtgttaatgctgacagtaccagaggacgtttgctgattactggagcttctggtgggcgtcagattctcatgttcagtcttaatcttcaccagagtctcatatttatcatggttgcagctcttgatgtgattgtggaggtgattttgggttgtagaggaatgtggacacgaggagcaggagaaatcatcgttcagttctgaagcagaaagaatcaaatatatttatataaataaacaatgttagtgaatgttaaaaaagggcggcacagtggcttagtgggtagcactgtcgcctcacagcaagaaggtcctgggttcgatcccggggtggcgcggtccgggtcctttctgtgcggagtttgcatgttctccctgtgggtttcctccgggtgctccggtttcctcccacagtccaaaaacatgccaccaggctagatgcacaaaccggtgcattgtagtgccggtcccaaacccggataaaatagggagggttgtgtcaggaagggcatccggcgtaaaaattgtgccaaatcgagAGCTGACCCTGCAACCGAGAGGGACAAAGGCCCAGGAAAAGAAGAAGTGAATgttaaaaaggaaataaataaaaaagtcaagGACAAATTCTACAGTCACCACAGGGGAATGAGTTACAGGAACAATAAAATCAGAGGGTTATCGGAGCATTTTAGAGTAAAATGTGCTTCCAAGTGTAAGAGAAGTAAATTGGAGTAAAAATGGACCTCAAAgcaggataatgacccaaagTTCACGTCAAAAAGTACAGAAGAATGATtaagataaaaaattaaatgaactgttttaaactagCTAGTAACGAGTCCTGATCTCAATCAAATTTAAAATCTTTGGATGGGTCTGAAAACTGCTATTGGGAAAAAATTGCCCTGCAAAAATAGTTGTGCAAACCAAGTATTAAAGAAGGTCACATTTAATCTTGAACAGGTCATCtactatgttttttttcttttttaatgactGCATGTATGTTGACTGATGAACTTTTTTGGTTGAACGTATTTGGTAAACCATACTGCTGCTTACAAATCCTCACCTCTATTCTCAACCTAGCTTCAACTACTCTCCTCCATTTCTTCATGCTGTGACTGATCAGCTATGTCTCTGTAGTTGCTGCAGCTCTGTGCATCACcttttattcttaaaattaCACTTTATATTCTTAAAAAATCTGATTGATTACGTTTCGTCTCCACTCCTCAGGCGTCCTCTCACATTCCAAGACTTAGTTAAGCAGTCTAGTTAAAACTGATATCTCACCTAAACATTTCCATGCCTCCACTCTTCATTCTCTTTATAGCTGCCCTCACTTAATTCATGCTAATCCAAGGCACTTTGTGGCTATCAACATTCGTCTCTGCCTATTCAGGTTGCATCCTTCTGGTTGATGATGTTCCAGTCCGCCAATCATCCTCTGTGCATAACCATTGTGTTGTTCATCTCTTCATCCACACCGTAATCTCTCTTTTAAAGACACTGAGATTCTGGTAGTGGTGAATTTCTATGTTGGGTCAGCAGGGGGTATTAGTTGTTGTGTGCTTCCGGCATTAATTAATCATCTGTTGATCTCTGTGTGCTGCAGTTTGTGTGGTGCTACCTGCCTGCATGTGTGAGAATCTGCATCCACTGTAatcacctgtttagaatcacataattatttagtttttattacctCATTACTAACCCTAATTTGTCCCTAACTGTTTTTGTaaggtgttgcaggcctgaaatacagaaatggatgtttattaacaaatgacatgaagctgaccaaacaaaacatgaactacCTTAAGTTCACCCTGTCTGCAACTGAAATTCAAagtaaaacactgcatttttatttgcattttttatactgtcccaactgtttatgatttggggttgtaatagcTGCAGCAGCAGTGATGgtggtagtagtggtggtggtgatagGAGTCGTTTTCTCTCACAAATCCCAACAACAGAGAAGTTTACTTCCGGTTTGGGAACGACACGCGCCAGTTGTTATGGTTGCCGCTCCACTCCGGTCTACtttctttttcccttttttcaacGATATCATTGCTGTTTTGCTACTTTCGTCCTTACTTGTGAAATGTGGAGGATTGCTTTTGATCATACTGACTCTGGATTCTCTGCGACGCCGTCATATGCTGCTtttgatatatatatttttttttttaccgtcATCGCTATTGGTGCTTCAGGCTGTCTGCGAGCCCGCTCCAACTGGTTTGCTCCCCATTTCAGCTCTGCTGTGGTAAGTGAGTTACCTCTCCTTTGCTCAGTAATTGCTGTTCTGCCTTTCACCCGGCTTATTTATCATTTGCCGCTTGACTGGCTGCTTGCTTTTGGTTGGCTAAAGTAGCATAGCATAGCTTTTAGCTTCCTGCTAACTGCTCCTTGATGGTGTATGTGGTTGTGTTCCTATTGCTAGCTTCCAATTATGAATTCTTCCAGCTTGCTTCTCCTGTGTACTGTAATTTTTGGACTATTTGGGTTCATGAATGCTACTTGTGGCCCCTCGCGTGGCGTGGATAATGCCAATTCCACTTGTCTACGCTATACTTCTGCTGATCCGCATGACCTAAGAACTTTTTATCATCTTGACTCAGCGACTTACAACCTCTGTCGTAATGCTGGCATCTCTCGTCGTCTGCGGTATGTTCATCGTGGTCACAGGAGTCGGCGTTATGCCCATCATCCTTCTCATCCCATGCTCATCCATCATGCATCAGCCACAGCAATCCCTGTCATCTGGTCTATTGATCGTCGTCCCAGGAAGCGTTCTACCTGGCATCCTTGCGGCGCTGATCCTGGCGTACTACGTGCGATTCCTCGTTCTTATGTCCCAACTGACGTCCCTGCTCTGACTTGTTCTGCTTATAATTGCTCGCTCACTTTGGCACTATTTACCTGTCGCTCGCTCACTGACAAGGCTTCTCTACTCAGTGATCACATTATTCATAATAACATTGACCTTCTCTTTCTGACTGAAACCTGGCAACAGCCTAATGACTATATCCATCTGAACACCGCTGCGCCGGCGGGATTTAAGCATCTTTCGTCCCCTAGGACCTCTGGGAGAGGCGGCGGCTTGGCTGTGCTCTTCTCCCAGGCTATAAATCTCTGTATCTGTAACTCCCCTAAGGTTTCTTCTTTTGAATACATGGTGGTTAAGATCCTGTGCCCTAGTCCTACTCTCTTTATACTCATCTACCGGCCACCTAAAAATCCCTTTATTGATTTTTTGTCTTGATTTGTCTGACGTTCTGACGTCTGTGTGTGGTCTTACTTCGTCTGTAGTTTTGCTGGGTGACTTCAATATTCACCTAGACTCCAATACCTCAAACTCTACTAAgttcctgtcattaattaaCTGCTTTGATTTACAACAACATGTAACTTTTCCTACTCATAAACATGGTCACATCCTGGACCTCATCTGTTCCACCACTAATACTATCAGTAATCTTCAAGGACACAACATTGGTGTTTTGGATCATTTGTTTATAACTTCGAGTCTCTCACTGCCTGCCCTCGCTCGTTCAGCTAAGACTGTAATCAATTACCGGGATCTCTCCTCTGTTAACCCATTGTCCTTCTCTGCTACCCTACTGACCTCTAACTTTGTCACTGTCGCGTCTCAGCACTCTGTTAATCAGGCTGTGAAAATATATAATCAGTCTCTCACAAATACTTTTGAGGTCCTTGCTCCTGTTAAAACTAGGGTTGTCCCCACCTCTCACTCCTCTCCCTGGTATACCCCTGAGCTTCGAACCTTAAAAACCCAGGGTCGCCGGCTTGAACATCTGTATGAAAAAACTTTGCTGCAGGTTCATGCCTTGGCACTCGCGGACCACTTGGCCAATTATAGAGTGGCTTTAAATGCTGCCCGATCAAGTTACCTTACCTCTGAGTTTAAAAAAGCTGGCAATAACTCGTCTAGACTTTTTTCTATTGTTAATAAAATTCTGTGTCCCCCATCCAACTCTGTCACTGCCTCGTCTGATCTCTGTAACTCCTTTCAAGATAAAGTGTCTGGCATATATAGTGAACTCTCTACTTCGGAATTTGTCTCCTCAAAATCCGGTTCTTAAATTTCTCCTTCCTCTTGCTCATTCCCGTGTTTCTCCACTGTTGACGCCGGTACCATTGAGAGAATTATATCTACATGAAATCTGCcccctttcctttcctttccatcTTTCCTTGACCCTGCTCCTACTGCCCTTCTCAAACTCTGCTTTTCTACTTTATCTGTTCCCATCTCCCACATTGTCAATCTTTCACTTAGCTCTGGATTGGTTCCTGGTGACTTTTTAACTTGCTGCTGTCACCCCTGTCATTAAGAAACCCGGTTTAGACCAGCCCATTTCCAACCTTTCATTCCTCGCTAAAATTCTAGAAAGACTACCTGGATGCTAATAATTTATCCGAAATCTTTCAGTCGGGTTTCCGTTCTAAACATAGTACTGAAACTGCCCTCATCCGTGCTATAAATGATCTTCTTCTCGCCTCAGACAAGATAGTCTTGTCTCTATCCTCCTTCTACTTTTTATCTCTTCAGCATTCGACAGAATTAATCATAACATTCTCTTGGCATGCCTGTCTGAGATTGGTCTCATGGACACAGCTCTCTCCCGGTTTAAGTCATATCTTACCGGCAGGTGTCAATTTGTTCGTATTGGTCACCACTCATCTGCTACCATTCCGGTTCTACAAGGTGTTCCCCAGGGATCAGTCCTTGGACCCCTCCTCTTCACCATCTACATGCTCCCTCTTGGAAATATTGTACGCCAGTTTGGTCTGAGCTTCCATTGCTATGCTGACGATACTCAGCTATATATTAGCTTCAAACCCTCCGACCCCATGCTTCCCCCCTCGCTTACCAGTTGCTTACAAAAGTTACATTCCTGGCTGCATAACAATTACTTAATGCTTAATGCACACAAAACTGAGCTTCTTTATATTGGCCCCAAATCTGCTATCTCTACTCTCTCAGATGCGACTCTTAATATTGCTTCCACTGCGATCTGTCCCACAAATTGTGCCCGTAATCTTGGTGTCCTCTTCTATTCGCACCTATCCTTCGACTGTCATCTAGAATCGTTTTCAAATTCCGCATATTTTCACTTGCGCAATATCTCTCGCCTACGTCCTTTGCTTTCGCAAGACTCTGCTGAGACTCTGGTTCATGCTCTAGTCACCTCGCAGCTTGACTACTGCAATTAAATTAAGCCAAAACCCTCTGGCCTCTCCAACGTATCCAAAATGCTGCTGCTCGGATCCTGACCTTTTccaaaaaatttgaccatattacaccTGTATTGACTAAACTGCACTGGTTACCCACCTCTTTGaggattaaatataaaatactcCTACTCACCTTTAAAGCTCTACATGGCCTGGCCCCGGTATACTTAGCCGACTTACTCACTTATCACTCTTCCTCCCGCAATCTTAGGTCCTCTGGCTCTGATCTATTGGCTGTACCCAGGTTCAAGCGGGCTTCTATAGGTGGCCGTTTATTCAGCTGCGTTCCCCCTCGCCTCTGGAATTCCCTCCCTCCTTCTCTCTGCTCCCTCCCTCATGCTTTTCAAATCTTTGCTTAAAACATATCTCTTCGCTGAGCATTTTtcatagggttttttttttagtattgttgttgttgtaaagCGTACTTGAgcatggttattattattagtaggaCTAGTGATTTTTATTCCTGTTGAAAAAACACTTTAAGAAATTCAGACATTAATGAATCTGTATTAAAGATTTACTTTGCTGAAGATATAAAAAattcttactgagttcatctgtatcttcaggttcttccttcttcaccggcttcatctggaaacctccatcCTGTTGATCCACTGGGGAGAAGAGTTCCTCAGAGATGACATGTTCCACAGGGATTTTACCTGAAAttccatcaatatgtgaagaagaaactcaacagctggaaaaaatgtaaaattgtgggtttgattttccaatcacaaataaatcctagttagacTTAAACCTTAAATCCAGACTAGAATGGAGCAGCAATTctccacaggacagtacggtacagtacaggttctaatcccactatccacattcccTTATCGtttctactgattagtgacCCCA is a genomic window of Trichomycterus rosablanca isolate fTriRos1 chromosome 4, fTriRos1.hap1, whole genome shotgun sequence containing:
- the LOC134312570 gene encoding zinc finger protein 664-like isoform X2 — protein: MKPVKKEEPEDTDELKLNDDFSCSSCPHSSTTQNHLHNHIKSCNHDKYETLVKIKTEHENLTPTRSSSNQQTSSGTVSINTSLGPTQEEGNVCSQCGKSFRYQSDLKKHQRIHTGEKPYQCSQCGKSFKTHNYLKIHQRIHTGQQPYQCSQCGKSYNTQSNLKIHQRIHTGDKPYQCSQCGKSFNQLSDLKIHQRIHTGEKPYQCSHCGKSFNIQGDVKIHQRIHTGEKPYQCPQCGKSFNRPSDLKIHQRIHTGEKPYQCSQCGKSFNTLGNLKIHQRIHTGDKPYQCSQCGKSFNTQSYLKIHQRIHTEEKPYECLQCEKSFNRQSDLKIHQRIHTGEKPYQCSQCGKSFNQQSDLKKHQRIHTGEKPYQCSQCCKSFNQLSDLKKHQRIHTGEKPYQCSQCGKSFNRQSHLKIHQRIHTGEKPYQCSQCGNFFAHLSAFKTHTCNA
- the LOC134312570 gene encoding zinc finger protein 664-like isoform X1, coding for MDLQNEAFQKRLIIKEEDEDEDDEFFCKIPVEHVISEELFSPVDQQDGGFQMKPVKKEEPEDTDELKLNDDFSCSSCPHSSTTQNHLHNHIKSCNHDKYETLVKIKTEHENLTPTRSSSNQQTSSGTVSINTSLGPTQEEGNVCSQCGKSFRYQSDLKKHQRIHTGEKPYQCSQCGKSFKTHNYLKIHQRIHTGQQPYQCSQCGKSYNTQSNLKIHQRIHTGDKPYQCSQCGKSFNQLSDLKIHQRIHTGEKPYQCSHCGKSFNIQGDVKIHQRIHTGEKPYQCPQCGKSFNRPSDLKIHQRIHTGEKPYQCSQCGKSFNTLGNLKIHQRIHTGDKPYQCSQCGKSFNTQSYLKIHQRIHTEEKPYECLQCEKSFNRQSDLKIHQRIHTGEKPYQCSQCGKSFNQQSDLKKHQRIHTGEKPYQCSQCCKSFNQLSDLKKHQRIHTGEKPYQCSQCGKSFNRQSHLKIHQRIHTGEKPYQCSQCGNFFAHLSAFKTHTCNA